The proteins below are encoded in one region of Vibrio sp. ED004:
- the phnC gene encoding phosphonate ABC transporter ATP-binding protein, with amino-acid sequence MSTLTLKGLTKHYSSSDKALTNVSLSVNAGEVVGLIGPSGAGKSTLIRCINRLTEPTSGEVIFSNTNLETLSKRQLRQSRREIGMIFQEYALIERLTVMENVLSGRLGYVNFWQSFTRRFPESDIQAAYGLLDRVGLLEHANKRADALSGGQRQRVGIARALAQKPKLLLIDEPTAALDPRTARQIMRLISEICSEQQLPAIINIHDVQLAKQFVDRVIGLNAGCVVFDDKPTLLTEDVLTQIYGEEDWSQQVEEEEDDLNITNPRLSEATV; translated from the coding sequence ATGTCGACTCTTACCCTTAAAGGGCTTACCAAGCACTATTCAAGTTCTGACAAAGCCCTAACTAACGTCAGCTTATCAGTAAATGCTGGCGAAGTTGTTGGATTAATTGGCCCATCTGGTGCGGGTAAATCAACGCTTATTCGTTGTATTAACCGACTTACTGAGCCCACTAGCGGCGAAGTTATCTTTTCCAATACCAACCTCGAAACGCTTTCTAAGAGACAACTTAGGCAATCACGCCGTGAGATTGGGATGATCTTCCAAGAGTACGCACTGATTGAACGTTTGACGGTTATGGAAAACGTACTTTCAGGTCGTTTAGGGTACGTGAATTTCTGGCAAAGCTTTACTCGTCGTTTCCCAGAATCAGATATCCAAGCCGCTTATGGCCTACTAGACCGCGTTGGATTATTGGAACACGCCAATAAAAGAGCCGATGCTCTGTCGGGCGGTCAGCGCCAACGTGTAGGTATAGCTCGCGCACTCGCTCAAAAGCCGAAATTGCTGTTGATTGATGAGCCAACGGCCGCACTCGACCCACGTACTGCTCGCCAGATCATGCGATTGATCAGCGAGATTTGTTCAGAGCAACAGCTCCCAGCCATCATCAATATTCACGACGTTCAGTTAGCAAAACAGTTTGTTGACCGCGTTATCGGCCTAAATGCAGGCTGTGTTGTATTTGATGACAAACCAACTCTGCTCACTGAAGATGTATTGACACAGATCTACGGTGAAGAAGATTGGAGTCAACAGGTAGAAGAAGAGGAAGATGACCTGAACATCACGAATCCTCGCTTGTCAGAGGCAACAGTATGA
- the phnD gene encoding phosphate/phosphite/phosphonate ABC transporter substrate-binding protein: MKPTKTNLTLKSAITAALIFSGSALAMDTRYEDRSGNLVADVPQDQSQWVDPNTLIFAYTPVEDPAVYADVWSEFLSHLEKTTEKTVRFFPVQNNAAQIEAMRSGRLHIAGFNTGSTPLAVNCAGFAPFTMMAAEDGSFGYEMEIITYPGSGIEKVEDLKDKNLAFTSQTSNSGFKAPSAILDAEYQLQPDRDFKPAFSGAHDNSILGVAHKDYDAAAVANSVLNRMLSREVVKEGQIKSIYKSQTFPTTAYGTAHNLTPELQEKIQKAFFTFDWEGTKLQEEFERNGEAKFVPITYQEHWEVIRTIDTANKVSYTCS; encoded by the coding sequence ATGAAACCGACAAAAACAAATCTCACGCTTAAGAGCGCTATTACTGCTGCGCTGATTTTTTCTGGTTCTGCATTAGCAATGGATACACGATACGAAGATCGCTCTGGTAACTTAGTCGCCGATGTTCCTCAAGATCAATCACAATGGGTTGACCCAAACACGCTAATTTTCGCTTATACGCCAGTTGAAGATCCTGCAGTATACGCTGATGTGTGGAGCGAGTTTTTGAGCCACCTTGAAAAAACCACAGAAAAGACGGTTCGTTTCTTTCCTGTTCAAAATAACGCTGCTCAAATTGAAGCAATGCGTTCAGGTCGTCTACATATTGCAGGTTTCAACACAGGTTCGACACCACTAGCGGTTAACTGTGCAGGCTTTGCCCCATTCACAATGATGGCTGCAGAAGATGGTTCTTTCGGTTACGAAATGGAAATCATCACTTACCCTGGTTCTGGTATTGAGAAAGTAGAAGACTTAAAAGATAAAAACCTAGCGTTCACATCACAAACGTCTAACTCTGGCTTCAAAGCACCTTCTGCAATTCTGGATGCTGAATACCAACTTCAACCTGACCGAGATTTTAAACCTGCATTCTCTGGCGCACACGATAACTCTATTTTAGGTGTGGCGCACAAAGATTACGACGCAGCAGCCGTCGCTAACTCAGTATTGAACCGTATGCTTTCACGCGAAGTTGTGAAAGAAGGTCAAATCAAGAGCATCTACAAATCTCAAACCTTCCCAACAACAGCTTACGGTACTGCACACAACCTGACGCCAGAGTTGCAAGAGAAGATTCAAAAAGCCTTCTTCACTTTCGACTGGGAAGGCACAAAGCTTCAAGAAGAATTCGAGCGTAACGGCGAAGCGAAATTTGTTCCAATCACTTACCAAGAGCACTGGGAAGTAATTCGTACTATCGATACAGCAAACAAAGTGTCTTACACGTGTAGCTAA
- a CDS encoding fumarylacetoacetate hydrolase family protein, with protein MAILMISSAAYVNAETAIKDSSEKFVRYQYQDKISYGKLDKDSVLPISGDIFGDYSVAKTSIPLESVEVLLPTKPEKVFAVGMNFASHLASPAGAPPPMFLKLPSSLTLTGEVIQVPPKANNVHFEGELVVVIGKELSRASEQEAEQAIFGVTVGNDITERSWQGTDLQWLRAKASDGFGPVGNTIVRGVDYNKVQLTTRVNGEVVQQENTSFMIHKPRKVVSYLSHYFTLKPGDLIFMGTPGRTFALSDKDQVSVTIEGVGTVVNEVRF; from the coding sequence ATGGCGATATTGATGATTTCAAGCGCTGCTTATGTCAATGCAGAAACCGCAATTAAGGACAGCAGCGAGAAATTCGTGCGTTATCAATATCAAGACAAAATCAGTTATGGGAAGTTAGATAAAGACTCTGTGTTGCCAATCAGCGGGGATATTTTCGGTGACTATTCAGTCGCGAAAACCTCGATTCCTCTTGAGTCAGTCGAAGTATTATTGCCTACCAAGCCTGAAAAGGTGTTTGCGGTCGGCATGAACTTCGCCAGCCACCTAGCATCGCCTGCCGGTGCGCCACCCCCTATGTTTCTTAAGCTTCCTTCTTCTTTAACCCTCACAGGCGAAGTGATTCAAGTGCCACCGAAAGCGAACAACGTTCATTTTGAAGGAGAGTTGGTGGTTGTGATTGGTAAAGAGTTGAGCCGAGCCAGTGAACAAGAAGCGGAACAAGCGATCTTTGGTGTCACTGTGGGTAACGATATTACAGAAAGAAGCTGGCAAGGTACGGATTTACAATGGCTTCGAGCGAAAGCATCCGACGGCTTTGGCCCAGTTGGTAATACGATTGTTCGTGGTGTCGATTATAACAAGGTGCAACTGACCACACGCGTTAACGGCGAGGTTGTGCAGCAAGAAAATACCTCGTTCATGATTCACAAGCCTCGAAAAGTCGTCAGCTACTTGAGTCACTATTTTACTCTCAAGCCGGGCGACCTAATTTTTATGGGCACACCGGGCAGAACGTTTGCTTTATCCGATAAAGACCAAGTAAGTGTGACCATTGAAGGGGTAGGGACTGTCGTTAATGAAGTACGGTTCTAA
- a CDS encoding tripartite tricarboxylate transporter permease — translation MFEYLIDGLATAVSFAVLPVLVFGVLGGVILGALPGLTATMGVAILLPFTFGMEPTSALVMLIGVYIGGIYGGSIAAILLKTPGTPASAASVLDGHTMAVRGQAARALSISAVASFIGGLLSTIVLIAIAPKLATFALRFNAPEYFALALFGLTIIASVSSNNIFKGLLAGTIGLLVSTVGLDPISSVPRFTFDIMDLYSGINVIPVLIGLFALSEALNQLEKLFSEKKVVAPKFDHKLLSKSDLKEMLPTAVKSGLMGTTIGSVPGAGADISAFVCYNEAKRSSKKPEEFGKGSVRGLAAAESGNNGVTGGSLVPLLTLGVPGDAVAAVLLGALIVQGLTPGPLLFAQNPEVVYGVFSSMLVANLVMLVIGLLGIRFFCRIIEVPKIIMIPIIVFLSIVGAYAINNSMFDVGIAIGFGLLGFILTKLDIPSSPILLAIILGPMAETNLRKSLLMYDGSWSFLYERPIALAFILLAVFSVYSTLKMKKKQKQKETEQYP, via the coding sequence ATGTTTGAATATCTAATCGATGGTCTCGCAACTGCAGTTAGCTTTGCAGTGCTTCCTGTCCTTGTTTTTGGCGTACTGGGAGGCGTTATTTTAGGCGCACTACCCGGCCTTACAGCGACAATGGGCGTGGCGATTCTCCTTCCATTTACCTTTGGTATGGAACCGACTTCAGCTCTTGTGATGTTAATTGGTGTATACATTGGTGGGATTTACGGTGGCTCAATTGCCGCAATTTTGCTTAAAACCCCGGGAACACCAGCTTCTGCAGCAAGTGTACTCGACGGTCACACGATGGCTGTTAGAGGACAAGCAGCAAGAGCATTAAGTATTTCTGCTGTTGCATCATTTATTGGCGGGCTATTAAGTACTATCGTCCTCATCGCGATTGCGCCTAAATTAGCGACCTTTGCACTGCGTTTTAATGCGCCAGAATATTTTGCACTCGCTCTGTTTGGTTTAACGATTATTGCGAGTGTTTCTTCAAACAACATTTTTAAAGGATTACTTGCGGGAACCATTGGATTATTGGTTTCAACTGTAGGACTCGACCCAATCAGCAGTGTGCCAAGATTTACTTTTGACATCATGGATCTTTACAGCGGAATCAATGTCATCCCTGTCTTGATTGGTTTATTCGCTCTGTCTGAGGCATTAAACCAACTAGAGAAGCTGTTCTCTGAGAAAAAAGTCGTTGCACCGAAATTTGACCACAAACTATTAAGTAAAAGTGACCTCAAAGAAATGCTACCAACGGCTGTAAAAAGTGGTTTGATGGGAACCACCATCGGTTCTGTACCGGGTGCTGGTGCTGATATTTCGGCATTCGTTTGTTACAACGAAGCAAAACGTTCATCGAAAAAACCAGAAGAATTTGGTAAAGGATCAGTTCGAGGTCTAGCAGCAGCCGAATCAGGAAACAACGGTGTAACGGGTGGTTCATTAGTTCCATTGTTAACACTAGGCGTTCCTGGGGATGCTGTAGCAGCGGTTCTTCTAGGCGCACTCATTGTTCAAGGTTTAACACCAGGGCCTCTGCTGTTTGCCCAAAACCCGGAAGTGGTTTATGGCGTATTCAGTTCGATGTTGGTTGCTAACCTTGTGATGCTAGTGATTGGTTTACTGGGAATTCGTTTCTTCTGCCGCATCATTGAAGTACCGAAGATCATCATGATTCCAATCATTGTCTTCCTTTCAATTGTTGGCGCTTACGCAATTAATAACTCAATGTTTGATGTGGGTATTGCAATCGGTTTCGGTCTACTTGGCTTTATCTTAACTAAACTGGATATTCCGTCTTCGCCAATTCTGCTTGCGATCATCTTAGGGCCAATGGCAGAAACAAACCTGAGGAAATCGCTGTTGATGTACGATGGCAGTTGGTCTTTCCTTTATGAGCGCCCTATTGCACTCGCGTTTATCTTGCTAGCTGTATTTTCTGTTTATTCAACGTTGAAAATGAAGAAAAAGCAGAAACAAAAGGAAACTGAGCAATATCCATAG
- the phnE gene encoding phosphonate ABC transporter, permease protein PhnE yields the protein MSTLNDTSTSSMNRTQWQRYDSKQSLMLWLGWLCFVALTVFAWQIMNKDTIWYFVTDSPNQLADISSRMWPPRWSYLESLWSPLWDTINIATLGTLLGIVLAFPVAFLAARNTTPSMTFIRPIALFIIAASRSINSLIWALLLVAIIGPGLLAGIVAIALRSIGFVAKLMYEAIEEVNATQMSAIQSTGASPLQVLNYGILPQVMPSFIGTSLFRWDINIRESTVLGLVGAGGIGLKLQESMAMLAWPQVTVIFCAILVTVIFSEWLAAKARKALI from the coding sequence ATGAGTACGCTAAATGACACCTCTACAAGCTCTATGAATCGTACCCAATGGCAGCGTTACGACAGTAAACAGAGCCTAATGCTCTGGCTTGGTTGGCTTTGCTTTGTTGCCCTAACGGTTTTTGCATGGCAAATCATGAACAAAGACACGATTTGGTACTTTGTGACTGATTCACCCAACCAACTTGCTGACATCTCGTCACGTATGTGGCCACCAAGATGGAGCTACTTGGAGTCACTTTGGAGCCCGTTGTGGGACACGATTAACATCGCGACACTTGGCACATTGTTAGGGATCGTACTGGCGTTTCCGGTTGCGTTCTTAGCTGCACGTAACACGACACCAAGCATGACGTTTATCAGACCTATTGCGCTGTTTATCATCGCAGCAAGTCGTTCAATTAATTCGTTAATTTGGGCTCTGCTATTAGTGGCGATCATCGGCCCAGGTTTGTTGGCGGGTATTGTCGCAATTGCCCTACGCTCGATCGGTTTCGTGGCTAAGTTGATGTACGAAGCAATTGAAGAAGTGAACGCAACACAAATGTCGGCGATTCAATCGACGGGCGCATCTCCGCTGCAAGTGTTGAACTACGGTATTCTTCCTCAAGTGATGCCAAGTTTCATCGGCACGAGTCTGTTCCGTTGGGACATCAATATTCGTGAATCTACAGTATTAGGCTTGGTCGGCGCAGGCGGTATCGGTTTGAAACTACAAGAGTCGATGGCGATGTTGGCATGGCCTCAAGTGACTGTGATCTTCTGCGCGATTCTCGTGACAGTTATCTTCTCTGAATGGTTGGCTGCCAAAGCACGAAAAGCCCTAATCTAA
- a CDS encoding FadR/GntR family transcriptional regulator has product MVSTFNSISGSKRSLHVQVAREIARGILSGELPQGSIIPGEMALCEQFGISRTALREAVKLLTSKGLLESRPKIGTRVVDRAYWNFLDPQLIEWMDGLTDIDQFCSQFLGLRRAIEPEACALAAKFATAEQRIELSEIFQKMVEVDDAEVFDQERWTDIDTRFHSLIFNATGNDFYLPFGNILTTMFVNFIVHSSEEGSTCINEHRRIYEAIMAGDSEKARTMSAAHLQDANHRLVTA; this is encoded by the coding sequence ATGGTTAGCACTTTTAATTCAATTTCGGGCTCGAAGCGTAGCCTACACGTGCAAGTCGCACGTGAAATCGCTCGTGGAATCTTGTCTGGTGAACTGCCACAAGGTTCTATTATTCCTGGTGAAATGGCGTTGTGTGAACAGTTTGGTATCAGCCGAACGGCACTACGTGAAGCAGTCAAACTACTGACTTCTAAAGGTCTGTTAGAGTCCCGCCCGAAAATCGGCACTCGTGTAGTAGACCGCGCATACTGGAACTTTCTTGATCCTCAACTGATTGAATGGATGGATGGTCTAACCGACATAGATCAATTCTGTTCTCAGTTTTTAGGCCTTCGTCGTGCTATTGAGCCAGAAGCGTGTGCATTAGCCGCAAAATTTGCGACTGCTGAGCAACGTATTGAGCTTTCAGAGATCTTCCAGAAGATGGTTGAGGTGGACGATGCAGAAGTGTTTGACCAAGAACGTTGGACAGACATCGATACTCGTTTCCACAGCTTGATCTTTAATGCGACAGGTAACGATTTCTACCTGCCATTTGGCAATATTCTGACTACCATGTTTGTTAACTTTATTGTGCACTCTTCTGAAGAGGGCAGTACATGTATCAATGAACACCGAAGGATTTATGAAGCGATTATGGCTGGTGACAGTGAAAAAGCACGTACAATGTCGGCTGCTCATTTGCAAGACGCCAACCACCGTCTGGTGACCGCGTAA
- the phnE gene encoding phosphonate ABC transporter, permease protein PhnE has product MIQSYPKQWTKPPLISNPWLRWSLIIIVAVYLYLATQSVHINWTRIYEGSERGWQFILAFMNPDFGGRWNNISQGLIESLTMTLTSTVAGVILSIPFGLGAAKNLAPTPVYLFCRAFISIARSLQEIIVAILCVALFGFGTFAGFVTLTFATIGFLAKLFADEIEAIDPAPLTAMRATGASWLQQVNYAIQAQVMPRFIGLSMYRLDINFRESAVIGIVGAGGIGATLNTAMDRYEYSATAAILLIIIVIVMMCEYLSTIIRKHVQ; this is encoded by the coding sequence ATGATTCAGTCATATCCAAAACAATGGACCAAGCCGCCACTGATTTCCAACCCATGGCTGCGTTGGAGTTTGATCATCATTGTTGCGGTGTACTTATACCTTGCAACCCAGTCGGTACATATAAACTGGACTCGAATTTACGAAGGCAGCGAACGCGGCTGGCAGTTCATTTTGGCTTTCATGAACCCTGATTTTGGTGGCCGTTGGAACAACATCTCACAAGGTTTGATTGAGAGCTTAACCATGACGCTCACATCAACCGTGGCAGGTGTCATTCTTTCAATCCCATTTGGGTTAGGCGCGGCCAAAAACCTAGCCCCAACTCCCGTTTACCTATTCTGTCGTGCGTTTATTTCTATCGCGCGTAGTTTACAAGAGATCATCGTAGCGATTCTGTGTGTGGCTTTGTTTGGCTTTGGTACGTTTGCTGGTTTTGTCACGCTCACCTTCGCGACCATCGGCTTTCTCGCAAAACTGTTTGCCGATGAGATTGAAGCCATTGACCCAGCACCACTCACCGCAATGCGTGCAACGGGCGCAAGCTGGTTACAACAGGTGAACTACGCAATTCAAGCACAGGTGATGCCACGCTTTATCGGGCTTTCGATGTACCGACTCGACATCAACTTTCGTGAGTCTGCTGTGATTGGCATTGTTGGCGCAGGTGGTATCGGCGCAACATTGAATACAGCTATGGACCGTTACGAATACAGCGCAACAGCCGCTATTCTATTGATTATTATCGTGATCGTGATGATGTGTGAATACCTATCAACCATCATCCGCAAACATGTACAGTAA
- a CDS encoding heparinase II/III family protein, whose product MSYQPLLLNFDEATELRKELGKDSLLGNALTRDIKQTDAYMAEVGIEVPGHGEGGGYEHNRHKQNYIHMDLAGRLFLITEETKYRDYIVDMLTAYATVYPTLESNVSRDTNPPGKLFHQTLNENMWMLYASCAYSCIYHTISEEQKRLIEDDLLKQMIEMFVVTYAHDFDIVHNHGLWAVAAVGICGYAINDQESVDKALYGLKLDKVSGGFLAQLDQLFSPDGYYMEGPYYHRFSLRPIYLFAEAIERRQPEIGIYEFNDSVIKTTSYSVFKTVFPDGTLPALNDSSKTISINDEGVIMATSVCYHRYEQTETLLGMADHQKNVWVHASGKTLSDAVDAADDIKAFNWGSLFVTDGPEGEKGGVSILRHRDEKDDDTMALIWFGQHGSDHQYHSALDHGHYDGLHLSVFNRGHEVLHDYGFGRWVNVEPKFGGRYIPENKSYCKQTVAHNTVTVDQKTQNNFNTALAESKFGQKHFFVADDQSLQGMSGTISEYYTGVDMQRSVILAELPEFEKPLVIDVYRIEADAEHQYDLPVHHSGQIIRTDFDYNMETTLKPLGEDNGYQHLWNVASGKVNEEGSLVSWLHDSSYYSLVTSANAGSEVIFARTGANDPDFNLKSEPAFILRQSGQNHVFASVLETHGYFNESIEASVGARGLVKSVSVVGHNSVGTVVRIQTTSGNTYHYGISNQAEDKQQATHTVEFAGETYSWEGSFAQL is encoded by the coding sequence ATGAGCTATCAACCACTTTTACTTAACTTTGATGAAGCAACAGAGCTTCGTAAAGAACTTGGCAAGGATAGCCTTTTAGGTAACGCATTAACTCGTGACATTAAACAAACTGACGCTTACATGGCTGAAGTTGGCATTGAAGTACCAGGTCACGGTGAAGGCGGCGGTTACGAGCACAACCGTCACAAGCAAAACTACATCCATATGGATCTAGCGGGTCGTTTGTTCCTTATCACTGAGGAAACAAAGTACCGTGATTACATCGTTGATATGCTAACTGCGTACGCGACGGTATACCCAACATTGGAAAGCAACGTAAGCCGTGACACTAACCCTCCGGGTAAGCTGTTCCACCAAACGTTGAACGAGAACATGTGGATGCTTTACGCTTCTTGTGCGTACAGCTGCATTTACCACACTATCTCTGAAGAGCAGAAGCGCCTTATCGAAGACGATCTTCTTAAGCAAATGATCGAAATGTTCGTTGTTACTTACGCACACGACTTCGATATCGTACACAACCACGGCCTATGGGCAGTGGCTGCAGTAGGTATCTGTGGTTACGCGATCAACGATCAAGAATCTGTAGATAAAGCACTTTACGGCCTGAAATTGGACAAAGTAAGCGGCGGTTTCCTAGCGCAACTTGACCAACTATTCTCGCCAGACGGCTACTACATGGAAGGTCCTTACTACCACCGTTTCTCTCTACGTCCAATCTACCTGTTCGCAGAAGCGATTGAACGTCGTCAGCCAGAAATTGGTATTTACGAATTTAACGATTCAGTAATCAAGACAACGTCTTACTCTGTATTCAAAACTGTATTCCCAGACGGTACATTGCCTGCTCTGAACGATTCATCGAAGACGATCTCTATCAACGATGAAGGCGTTATCATGGCTACGTCTGTGTGTTACCACCGTTACGAGCAGACTGAAACTCTGCTTGGTATGGCTGATCACCAGAAAAATGTTTGGGTTCATGCTTCTGGTAAAACACTGTCTGATGCGGTTGATGCAGCAGACGACATCAAAGCATTCAACTGGGGTAGCCTGTTTGTAACGGACGGCCCTGAAGGCGAAAAAGGCGGCGTAAGCATCCTTCGTCACCGTGACGAGAAAGACGACGACACAATGGCGTTGATCTGGTTTGGTCAACACGGCAGCGATCACCAGTACCACTCTGCGCTAGACCACGGTCACTACGATGGACTGCACCTAAGTGTATTCAACCGTGGCCACGAAGTGCTGCACGATTACGGCTTCGGTCGCTGGGTAAACGTTGAGCCTAAGTTTGGTGGTCGTTACATTCCAGAGAACAAGTCTTACTGTAAGCAGACGGTTGCTCACAACACAGTAACGGTTGATCAGAAAACGCAGAATAACTTCAACACAGCATTGGCTGAGTCTAAGTTTGGTCAGAAGCACTTCTTCGTAGCAGACGACCAGTCTTTGCAAGGCATGAGCGGCACAATTTCTGAGTACTATACAGGCGTAGACATGCAACGCAGCGTGATTCTTGCTGAACTTCCTGAGTTCGAGAAGCCGCTAGTGATTGATGTTTACCGCATCGAAGCTGACGCTGAGCACCAGTACGACTTACCAGTTCACCACTCTGGTCAAATCATTCGTACTGACTTCGATTACAACATGGAAACAACGCTTAAGCCGTTAGGTGAAGACAACGGTTACCAACATTTATGGAACGTTGCTTCAGGCAAAGTGAACGAAGAAGGTTCTCTAGTAAGCTGGCTACATGACAGCAGCTACTACAGCCTAGTAACCAGCGCTAATGCGGGCAGCGAAGTTATCTTTGCTCGCACTGGTGCTAACGATCCAGACTTCAACCTTAAGAGTGAGCCTGCGTTCATCTTACGTCAGTCTGGTCAAAACCATGTGTTTGCTTCTGTATTGGAAACACACGGTTACTTTAACGAGTCTATCGAAGCCTCTGTAGGCGCTCGTGGTCTGGTTAAATCAGTGTCTGTTGTTGGCCATAACAGTGTCGGGACTGTTGTGCGCATTCAAACGACATCTGGCAACACTTACCACTACGGTATTTCAAATCAAGCTGAAGATAAGCAGCAAGCAACTCACACGGTTGAGTTTGCTGGTGAGACATACTCGTGGGAAGGATCATTTGCTCAACTGTAA